A stretch of the Deltaproteobacteria bacterium genome encodes the following:
- a CDS encoding tetratricopeptide repeat protein, protein MNEIGIGDQVRMGENLFAEGMLEEAERVFLSILKEDPKNKDGLNNLGVIAHHRQDFDKARKYFLQALRVDPFYQDAIDNLILVQQSCREGTAPLIEERGICPENKHEGPGGSVPCGFRENENPWELSSDGAPFRETGVPWKFYTSPGVIHHAEKVRKMLGLEHYVPSLHSREPVWFFGLYFDQDFLQVLAHQGRKILNWRGSDALKLKGNQARIEILEKVEALHVCQSERQQAILRELGLKAVVRPMLNGDPRAYWVTPFPDGETMLLVFWRRGIDDFIQADLFFEIAARCPDVIFHIVGDEDPDRFNRPGMENLLFHGFVSEETLEDLMDRCKGTLRPWISDGTPNIQTIMLLKGRYAAHSCRFEKVTQCRTADDYVEWIQWLKNVKEPNLEAREWWLDKLNNFDFLQPDFDPEKAHETP, encoded by the coding sequence GGTTTTTCTCTCCATCCTCAAAGAGGATCCCAAAAACAAGGATGGCTTGAACAACCTGGGGGTCATCGCCCATCACAGGCAAGACTTTGACAAGGCCCGAAAATACTTCCTCCAGGCCCTCCGGGTCGATCCCTTTTACCAGGATGCGATCGACAACCTTATCCTGGTTCAGCAATCTTGCAGGGAGGGAACCGCCCCTCTAATAGAAGAACGGGGGATTTGTCCGGAAAACAAGCATGAAGGGCCCGGGGGGTCGGTTCCTTGCGGATTCCGAGAAAATGAAAACCCATGGGAACTCTCTTCAGATGGCGCCCCCTTTCGTGAAACCGGTGTTCCATGGAAATTCTACACCTCTCCGGGTGTGATCCACCATGCCGAAAAGGTCAGGAAGATGTTGGGTCTGGAGCACTATGTGCCCTCCCTTCACAGCCGGGAACCCGTCTGGTTCTTCGGACTGTACTTTGATCAGGATTTTCTCCAGGTTCTCGCCCACCAGGGCAGGAAAATCCTAAACTGGCGCGGAAGCGACGCCCTAAAGCTCAAGGGGAATCAAGCCAGGATCGAGATCCTTGAAAAAGTGGAGGCCCTTCATGTTTGCCAATCCGAACGCCAGCAAGCGATCCTCAGGGAACTTGGGTTGAAGGCCGTCGTTCGCCCGATGCTTAACGGGGACCCCCGCGCATACTGGGTAACCCCTTTTCCGGACGGGGAGACCATGCTGCTGGTCTTCTGGAGAAGAGGGATCGACGACTTCATACAGGCCGACCTTTTTTTCGAAATCGCCGCCAGGTGTCCTGACGTCATTTTCCATATCGTCGGGGATGAAGACCCCGACAGATTCAACCGGCCCGGGATGGAAAATCTGCTTTTCCATGGTTTTGTTTCAGAAGAAACCCTTGAAGATCTCATGGATAGGTGCAAGGGAACCCTGCGTCCCTGGATTTCCGACGGCACTCCCAACATCCAGACCATCATGCTCCTCAAGGGGAGGTATGCCGCCCATAGCTGCAGATTCGAAAAGGTCACCCAGTGCCGCACTGCGGACGATTATGTGGAGTGGATCCAGTGGTTGAAAAACGTAAAGGAGCCCAATCTGGAGGCCAGGGAATGGTGGCTCGACAAGCTCAATAACTTCGATTTCCTGCAGCCGGATTTTGACCCTGAAAAGGCTCATGAAACCCCTTGA
- a CDS encoding glycosyltransferase family 4 protein, producing the protein MDDPPIYISMPRGVNFGWGVCGIHLTLNLADLVRVTYITDPFTLEDIGDSSQYERLSSLWRPVDDLPACRDLSETRCLDHPVLQAIEGKTLRPLYMKVKAPRVIGYTFFETPFLDPDQVAWANDYYDVVAAGSTWCREVLENQGVRNTATVIQGVDPALFRHESRERTDHRDKFVVFSGGKLELRKGQDLVIRAFKVLQDRHEDVLLVNSWFNLWDASLMTMRFSPYITFYMPKGGYFHAVSRLMEVNGIDPQKVLTLPPLPHARMPEIYSNTDCGLFPNRCEGGTNLVLMEYMACGGAAIASMSSGHRDIITTDNSLPITTLKAFTMKDREGRVIEQWDDPSLEEIVEKLEWAYHHRDDLKKIGRKAAQSMEGYTWRKAAEEFHYLLTGDR; encoded by the coding sequence ATGGATGATCCGCCCATCTACATCAGCATGCCGCGAGGTGTCAATTTCGGCTGGGGGGTCTGCGGGATCCACCTGACCCTGAACCTCGCGGATCTGGTCCGCGTAACCTATATTACTGATCCTTTCACCCTCGAGGATATCGGCGACTCCTCGCAATACGAGCGACTTTCTTCCCTTTGGAGGCCGGTGGATGATCTGCCCGCCTGCCGCGACCTGTCTGAAACCCGTTGCCTCGATCACCCGGTCCTCCAGGCCATCGAGGGTAAAACCCTCCGGCCACTCTACATGAAGGTCAAGGCGCCCCGGGTCATCGGCTACACCTTTTTTGAGACCCCCTTCCTGGACCCGGATCAAGTGGCCTGGGCCAATGATTATTACGACGTAGTGGCGGCCGGCTCCACCTGGTGCAGGGAAGTGCTCGAAAATCAGGGGGTCCGCAATACCGCCACAGTCATCCAGGGAGTAGATCCCGCCCTGTTTCGGCACGAATCCCGTGAACGGACTGATCACAGGGACAAGTTCGTCGTCTTTTCCGGAGGAAAACTGGAATTGAGGAAGGGGCAGGACCTCGTCATCAGGGCCTTCAAGGTGCTCCAGGACAGACACGAAGACGTACTACTCGTGAACTCCTGGTTCAACCTCTGGGACGCCTCCCTCATGACCATGCGTTTTTCCCCTTACATTACCTTTTACATGCCCAAAGGGGGCTATTTCCATGCCGTTTCGCGGCTGATGGAGGTCAACGGGATCGACCCTCAAAAGGTACTGACCCTCCCGCCCCTCCCCCACGCCCGGATGCCCGAGATTTACAGCAACACGGATTGCGGGCTCTTTCCAAACAGGTGCGAGGGCGGCACCAACCTCGTCCTCATGGAATACATGGCATGCGGGGGAGCGGCCATCGCCTCCATGTCTTCCGGCCACCGGGACATCATCACTACGGACAACTCTTTGCCCATCACGACCTTGAAGGCCTTCACAATGAAGGACCGGGAGGGGCGGGTGATCGAACAATGGGACGACCCGTCACTGGAGGAGATCGTGGAAAAGTTGGAATGGGCCTACCACCACCGGGACGACCTTAAAAAGATCGGTCGGAAGGCCGCCCAATCCATGGAAGGATACACGTGGCGAAAGGCCGCAGAGGAGTTTCACTACCTGCTCACGGGGGATCGCTAG
- a CDS encoding DUF115 domain-containing protein has translation MKPLDPWEKQVDYLERNLDVLGKRDPVLARLVREADPPPEMKVFPSVSGAPTLFYVNGNGKGHFINSPKDPEREVLTLLGGKAFPGTEATVLLGMGLGYLPREIRARMSPGHDLFIVCHDPGVLKLSFTHLDLRDVIEDTRIRFCTGMDSTAFPESLREILPKVISGALKKLVYTPATTISPGYYRDIEAGVDAYAGDIKASIVSFKEQIPARLENLFNNIGALLQAASAKSLQGLFPKIPAVVVSAGPSLDKNISLLKEAVNGSVVICVDAALRSLFKAGVVPHVAATLDILPSNIRKVEGLSPVELEKVSLVFAPEAFPDVIKKFKGPRFFVNAQNTFSNWLVGLLGDLPDFPRMSTVSHLAFVAARHLGCDPIILAGFDFSFPEGRHHVTGSARTWAPDLTGWDLIEIEDVHGGRVKTFNHFIFMLRLLEREISRTDAQCIDATEGGALIRGTRVMTMGEALNEFLAPDSVDVYDSLRLVFSKNRTRGRQGLRDGLEWMNREMEFTERIVRQAIDLIRGPIRGGVLRSLQELRNRVLERNTFDILGDFLTDLLLFESIHDKGKHGDAKASPGCSQEELKAYAFFFRELEKALDTIRPRLRECRIP, from the coding sequence ATGAAACCCCTTGACCCCTGGGAAAAACAAGTGGATTACCTTGAGAGAAACCTCGACGTTTTAGGCAAGCGGGACCCCGTCCTGGCAAGGCTTGTCAGGGAAGCTGATCCACCTCCGGAAATGAAGGTGTTTCCGTCGGTATCGGGCGCCCCTACCCTTTTCTACGTGAACGGCAACGGAAAGGGCCATTTTATCAACAGCCCAAAGGACCCTGAAAGGGAGGTCCTCACCCTGCTCGGGGGAAAGGCTTTCCCGGGGACGGAGGCCACGGTGCTCTTGGGTATGGGGTTAGGTTACCTCCCCCGGGAAATCCGCGCCAGGATGTCCCCAGGACATGATCTTTTCATAGTCTGCCATGATCCAGGCGTTCTCAAGCTGTCATTCACTCATCTCGATCTTCGAGATGTCATTGAAGATACGAGGATCCGGTTCTGCACGGGGATGGATTCGACGGCCTTCCCGGAAAGCCTGAGAGAAATTCTACCTAAGGTCATATCCGGGGCGCTCAAAAAACTTGTCTACACACCGGCAACAACCATATCCCCCGGTTATTACAGGGACATCGAGGCGGGAGTGGACGCTTACGCAGGGGATATCAAAGCCTCCATAGTCTCCTTCAAGGAGCAGATCCCGGCAAGGCTGGAAAACCTTTTCAACAATATCGGCGCATTGCTCCAGGCTGCTTCTGCAAAGAGCCTGCAAGGGCTTTTTCCCAAAATTCCCGCCGTTGTCGTCTCCGCGGGCCCTTCCCTGGACAAGAACATAAGTCTTTTAAAGGAAGCGGTAAACGGGTCGGTTGTTATATGCGTGGACGCGGCCCTTCGCTCCCTTTTCAAGGCCGGCGTTGTTCCCCACGTGGCTGCGACCCTTGACATCCTTCCTTCTAATATTCGAAAGGTCGAGGGATTGAGCCCCGTTGAGTTGGAAAAGGTATCCCTGGTCTTCGCCCCTGAGGCGTTCCCGGACGTGATAAAAAAATTTAAGGGACCCAGGTTTTTTGTAAATGCCCAAAACACCTTTTCAAACTGGCTTGTCGGACTCCTTGGTGATCTTCCGGATTTTCCCCGGATGTCCACGGTCTCACACCTTGCCTTCGTGGCGGCAAGGCACCTCGGCTGCGATCCCATCATCCTGGCCGGTTTCGACTTCTCCTTTCCTGAAGGCAGGCACCACGTTACGGGATCGGCCAGAACATGGGCCCCGGATTTGACGGGATGGGATCTCATCGAAATCGAGGATGTTCACGGCGGCCGCGTAAAGACATTCAATCATTTTATTTTCATGTTGCGCCTCCTTGAAAGAGAAATTTCAAGGACCGACGCACAATGCATCGACGCCACCGAAGGCGGAGCCCTTATCAGGGGCACAAGGGTCATGACCATGGGGGAGGCCTTGAACGAATTCCTTGCGCCGGATTCCGTTGATGTATACGACAGCCTCCGCCTGGTCTTCTCAAAGAACAGGACCCGAGGGAGGCAAGGATTGAGGGACGGGCTCGAATGGATGAACAGGGAAATGGAATTTACGGAGAGGATTGTCAGGCAGGCCATCGATTTGATACGCGGCCCGATTCGCGGAGGGGTCTTGAGATCGCTTCAGGAACTTCGAAACCGGGTTCTTGAAAGGAACACCTTTGACATCCTGGGAGACTTCCTTACAGACCTCCTCCTCTTCGAGTCCATACATGATAAAGGCAAGCATGGAGACGCAAAGGCATCACCGGGGTGCAGCCAGGAAGAATTAAAAGCTTATGCCTTCTTTTTCAGGGAATTGGAGAAGGCCCTTGACACGATCAGGCCTCGTTTGAGGGAATGCAGGATTCCATGA
- a CDS encoding glycosyltransferase family 4 protein, producing MTGTIYYLCPDFAPPSAGTRRLYRHVFHLNRLGFNAAILHRKRGFVLSWHGYKVPVLWLEDSPKVQREDVLVFPEGMAALMKQTKDLPCLRIAIALNWAYIYINLPMGEDWKDYGITRAITPSPLIKDFLEWSMGLKVTLIGNYVDTTRYHYDPKRKKNRICYTARKDLPGAILNSIFSKREEIAGKYDWIRLEDMEEEEYARHLVESRIFLAASTQEGMPTSILEAMASGCLVLGFSGIGGNDYMVGSGRNRNCILVENGNLPKLGKALESLLSDLERDEGAYDAMLKNGIETASRFRDLEKEGESLRDFFLSLGVTPRADSHDPILGAVS from the coding sequence ATGACCGGAACCATCTATTACCTTTGCCCGGACTTCGCCCCTCCCTCTGCGGGAACGAGGCGGCTCTACAGGCACGTCTTCCATTTGAACCGGCTCGGCTTCAACGCTGCGATCCTTCACCGGAAGAGGGGCTTTGTCCTTTCCTGGCACGGCTATAAAGTACCCGTCCTCTGGCTGGAGGATTCCCCCAAAGTCCAAAGGGAGGACGTCCTTGTCTTTCCGGAGGGGATGGCTGCTCTTATGAAGCAGACCAAAGACCTTCCATGCCTCCGCATCGCCATTGCCCTCAACTGGGCCTATATCTACATTAATCTACCCATGGGAGAGGACTGGAAGGACTACGGGATCACCCGGGCGATCACCCCCTCTCCCCTCATCAAGGATTTCCTGGAATGGAGCATGGGGTTGAAAGTCACGCTGATCGGAAACTACGTCGACACCACACGGTATCACTATGATCCCAAGCGCAAGAAGAACAGGATCTGCTACACGGCGCGCAAGGACTTACCCGGAGCGATCCTGAATTCCATCTTCTCGAAAAGGGAGGAAATCGCCGGAAAGTACGATTGGATCCGCCTGGAGGATATGGAAGAAGAAGAATACGCCAGGCACCTGGTTGAATCCAGGATCTTCCTGGCAGCCTCCACCCAGGAAGGTATGCCCACCTCCATCCTTGAGGCTATGGCCTCCGGATGTCTGGTATTGGGTTTTTCCGGTATCGGGGGAAATGATTATATGGTGGGATCCGGAAGAAACCGGAACTGCATTCTGGTTGAAAACGGAAACCTTCCCAAACTGGGGAAGGCCCTGGAATCCCTGTTGAGCGATCTTGAAAGGGATGAAGGGGCTTATGACGCGATGTTGAAAAACGGGATAGAAACGGCCTCCCGTTTCCGGGATCTCGAGAAGGAAGGAGAAAGCCTGAGAGACTTCTTCCTTTCCCTGGGCGTGACACCCCGGGCCGACTCCCATGATCCGATCCTTGGGGCGGTTTCCTGA
- a CDS encoding glycosyltransferase: protein MSQPLKISACMIVKNEEKLLPNCLKSIRSHVDEIVVVDTGSTDGTVSIAESFGARVYHHPWEHHFSKHRNQSLDYATGDWLFIIDADEELLPLKGLSLHQALDVGEDIDSALVRVECPSPSGLIHANSVRFIRNRPHIRYKGRVHNYLEGIEKSLFLEIRLFHHGYNLGKEVDRHKFERTTELLKRDIEEDPENPRPHHFLAASYLAERMYRPAAESAEKAIDLFEKKRMVPHNYLWSLYIAAASRHNLGEDEKAEGHCLKAISFFPDHLDSHFILSGIYMKKDDSALFRKHRDAYLAIHKEIETDPSRFGEIVHNSFGALWLVNLWSGVMALSAGSPAEAEDHFQRSRDLCGSELHFHLELARVFWTKNMPGEAEKEYWKVLELDPGNTEQFLELGHLLERSGQRRKQRSALEKFLVQTTPDRGLLLALAPAYLEWGHPEIAASLFQQVLDRDPHDPEARINLGLCLVEMGKFEKARRIALGYIEEGGDLLLPAYRVLGLSEYYGGDLSRAFDAFIEMTHIDPDLVEPYVYLSRIALEKADIETCILYCDNLLRLLNLERDIVLHSLPELGTQFVRIAESLTARSAPALARVCLDTARVLAAVKPPADPSPAFP, encoded by the coding sequence ATGTCTCAACCTTTGAAAATTTCCGCATGTATGATCGTGAAAAACGAGGAAAAGCTCCTTCCCAACTGTCTCAAGAGCATTCGAAGCCACGTGGATGAAATCGTGGTGGTGGACACGGGTTCAACGGACGGCACGGTGTCCATCGCCGAATCCTTCGGGGCAAGGGTCTATCATCATCCCTGGGAGCACCACTTCAGCAAGCACCGGAACCAGTCCCTGGACTATGCGACGGGGGACTGGCTCTTCATCATCGACGCAGACGAGGAGTTGCTGCCCCTCAAGGGGCTCTCCCTGCACCAGGCCCTTGACGTAGGTGAAGATATCGACAGTGCTCTGGTTCGGGTCGAGTGCCCCAGCCCATCGGGCCTCATTCATGCCAATTCGGTGCGGTTCATACGAAACCGACCACATATCCGTTATAAGGGGAGGGTCCACAATTACCTGGAAGGCATTGAAAAATCCCTGTTTCTTGAAATTCGTCTCTTTCACCACGGCTATAATCTCGGGAAAGAGGTGGATCGGCACAAATTCGAGCGCACTACCGAACTCTTGAAGCGCGATATTGAAGAGGATCCCGAAAATCCCAGGCCCCACCACTTCCTGGCCGCCTCCTACCTCGCTGAGAGGATGTACCGCCCTGCGGCCGAATCCGCGGAAAAGGCGATAGATCTCTTTGAAAAAAAACGCATGGTCCCTCACAACTACCTCTGGAGTCTGTATATCGCTGCGGCCTCCCGCCACAATCTGGGCGAGGATGAAAAGGCAGAGGGCCATTGCCTGAAGGCCATCTCCTTTTTCCCGGACCATCTTGATTCCCACTTCATCCTTTCAGGAATCTACATGAAGAAGGACGACTCCGCCCTCTTCCGAAAACACCGGGACGCATACCTGGCGATCCACAAGGAGATCGAGACCGACCCTTCCAGATTCGGTGAGATCGTCCACAATTCCTTCGGGGCCCTATGGCTTGTCAATTTGTGGTCCGGGGTGATGGCCCTCTCTGCTGGAAGTCCGGCCGAGGCGGAAGATCATTTTCAAAGGAGCCGGGATCTTTGTGGTTCCGAGCTGCATTTTCACCTTGAGCTTGCCCGGGTCTTTTGGACCAAGAACATGCCGGGCGAGGCAGAAAAGGAATACTGGAAGGTCCTGGAGCTTGATCCGGGAAACACCGAACAGTTCCTGGAACTCGGACACCTCCTTGAAAGATCCGGACAACGGAGAAAACAAAGGTCGGCCCTGGAAAAGTTCCTTGTGCAGACCACCCCCGACAGAGGGCTCCTTCTCGCCCTGGCCCCTGCCTACCTCGAATGGGGCCACCCGGAGATCGCCGCTTCCCTGTTTCAGCAGGTCCTGGACCGCGATCCTCATGATCCTGAGGCGCGGATCAACCTGGGATTATGCCTCGTGGAAATGGGAAAGTTTGAAAAGGCCCGGCGGATCGCCCTTGGATACATCGAGGAGGGGGGTGACCTTCTCCTCCCGGCTTACCGGGTCCTCGGCCTTTCAGAGTATTACGGGGGCGATTTATCCAGGGCCTTTGATGCCTTCATTGAGATGACCCACATCGACCCCGACCTGGTGGAACCATACGTATATCTTTCGAGGATCGCCCTTGAAAAGGCCGACATCGAAACCTGCATCCTATATTGTGACAACCTCCTCCGTCTCCTGAATCTCGAGCGTGACATCGTACTTCATTCCCTCCCGGAACTCGGCACCCAGTTCGTCAGGATAGCGGAATCCCTGACGGCTCGGTCCGCCCCCGCCCTCGCCCGTGTCTGCCTGGATACGGCGCGGGTCCTTGCAGCCGTAAAACCCCCGGCAGATCCTTCCCCCGCCTTCCCTTAA
- a CDS encoding glycosyltransferase family 1 protein, with protein MNICIYKHRPRADVTIRILEAYKEALERLGHRVFTLSHDAGEATPEEVRKLAVRFVDFNADLALCYGFSAMPKIGGGYFFRKHGIPLVLLCFENPFFGLDNELIQEIRSHPDYYHFFVWDSWYLDKLRELFKNCHPIRHAARIKDPAWDPALTPPVFEREVAFVGHIPDFVQMRRERLESRNPFNPVIDELMLMKMRSPGSDLFGLLNDFLKNPPGSGATKPRLSWTDPLLHREIIFPLYAEGLGRYRYVLLNCLHNFPLHYFGDLRWEASHVTFHPPVDYFEELPDIYRSTVVNLDIPPFQSIDSIDNRFFDAGAAGGLLLTRGSHELTSVFTEADEITYGSVEELEEKIRFYLEHHNERNQTAAALFRCVSADHTYEHRCRYLLETLFKSTGA; from the coding sequence ATGAATATCTGCATCTATAAGCACCGTCCCAGGGCGGATGTAACCATCCGGATCCTTGAGGCATACAAGGAGGCCCTTGAAAGGCTCGGCCACAGGGTCTTCACCCTCAGCCACGACGCAGGGGAGGCCACACCTGAAGAGGTCCGCAAACTGGCCGTGCGTTTCGTGGACTTCAATGCCGATCTTGCCCTCTGTTACGGCTTTTCCGCAATGCCCAAGATAGGAGGAGGGTATTTTTTTCGAAAACACGGCATCCCCTTGGTGCTTCTCTGCTTCGAGAACCCTTTCTTCGGACTTGACAATGAATTGATTCAAGAGATTCGGTCCCATCCGGATTACTACCATTTCTTCGTATGGGACTCCTGGTACCTCGACAAGCTCCGGGAGCTATTCAAGAACTGTCATCCGATCCGCCATGCGGCCCGTATCAAGGACCCGGCATGGGATCCTGCTCTCACCCCCCCTGTCTTCGAGCGGGAAGTGGCCTTCGTAGGGCACATACCGGACTTTGTACAGATGAGACGGGAACGCTTGGAAAGCCGCAATCCCTTCAACCCCGTCATTGATGAACTCATGCTCATGAAGATGCGATCCCCCGGATCCGACCTCTTCGGTCTCCTTAATGATTTCCTGAAAAACCCCCCTGGTTCCGGAGCAACGAAACCACGCCTCTCCTGGACGGATCCTTTACTCCACCGGGAAATTATCTTCCCCCTCTATGCAGAGGGCCTTGGAAGGTACCGGTATGTCCTGCTCAATTGTCTCCACAATTTCCCGCTCCATTACTTCGGGGACCTCAGATGGGAGGCCTCCCACGTGACCTTTCATCCTCCGGTGGACTACTTTGAAGAACTCCCGGACATCTACCGCTCTACCGTCGTGAACCTGGATATTCCGCCCTTCCAGAGTATAGATTCCATCGACAACCGTTTCTTCGACGCAGGGGCCGCCGGCGGGCTTCTCTTGACCCGGGGAAGCCATGAGTTGACCTCGGTATTCACTGAGGCGGATGAGATCACCTACGGATCAGTCGAAGAGCTGGAGGAAAAAATCAGATTCTATCTCGAACACCACAACGAGAGAAATCAAACAGCGGCGGCCCTCTTCCGGTGTGTTTCCGCAGATCATACCTACGAGCACAGGTGTCGCTATCTCCTGGAAACCCTGTTCAAGTCAACCGGGGCCTGA
- a CDS encoding glycosyltransferase family 9 protein encodes MRFLCVNKSARANIFGQEYELKPLDPRLQNIEDILVTDNFSASELFKRHPDVLLNLSFDRGRCKGFPRMVNTVSDIDRPGNVLILRNGGIGDHVLFLPALRIFRRCFPRGSKIWLSTQKEKHPIFTDNRDIDRLLSLPLRLDILLQVDYLIDFSERDDLNKFTRLHMTDYFLDFLSIDYTRIKDKAPRISWDPSRSPGISKTFEQAEDPSRPRVLLNWTASNALREFPPEKLLFLVETFKEVGFVVAQQKALEARTRELLRPYGDKVLDLTAMMRSLDDYLSVIALCDAVVTTDTAAYHLAEALGKPSLVLFGPTRDELWIRYYKRVKPLRAAYSGSTCRSPCGIVKSLEGCPESRLKGTSFSPCLMAIPRERIRLAFTELLQDTGS; translated from the coding sequence ATGCGTTTCCTGTGTGTCAACAAATCAGCCAGGGCCAACATCTTTGGTCAGGAATACGAGTTGAAACCCCTGGACCCACGCCTCCAAAATATCGAAGACATCCTGGTGACCGACAATTTCTCGGCATCGGAACTCTTCAAAAGACACCCGGACGTTCTTCTGAACCTTTCCTTTGACAGGGGCCGATGTAAAGGATTTCCCCGCATGGTGAACACCGTTTCCGACATCGACCGACCCGGAAACGTCCTGATCCTTCGAAACGGCGGTATCGGGGACCACGTCCTGTTCCTTCCCGCTCTTCGCATCTTTCGCCGGTGCTTTCCCCGGGGCTCCAAGATCTGGCTTTCCACCCAGAAGGAGAAACACCCCATATTCACAGACAACCGGGATATCGACAGGCTCCTGTCCTTGCCCCTGCGCCTCGACATACTGCTCCAGGTCGATTACCTGATCGATTTTTCTGAAAGGGATGATCTCAACAAGTTCACCCGTCTCCACATGACGGACTATTTCCTGGATTTCCTTTCCATTGATTACACCCGGATCAAAGACAAGGCCCCCCGGATCTCCTGGGATCCCTCCCGCTCCCCGGGGATTTCAAAGACCTTTGAGCAGGCCGAAGACCCTTCGAGACCCCGGGTCTTGTTGAACTGGACGGCCAGCAACGCCTTGAGGGAGTTTCCCCCTGAAAAGCTCCTCTTTCTCGTCGAAACCTTTAAGGAGGTCGGATTTGTCGTGGCCCAGCAAAAGGCCCTGGAGGCTCGCACCCGGGAACTCCTCCGGCCATACGGTGATAAGGTCTTGGACCTGACGGCCATGATGCGGTCCCTTGATGACTACCTCTCGGTCATCGCTCTTTGTGATGCAGTTGTAACCACAGATACGGCCGCCTACCACCTGGCCGAGGCCCTTGGCAAACCCAGCCTCGTGCTTTTCGGACCGACCAGGGACGAACTCTGGATTCGTTATTATAAAAGGGTGAAGCCCCTGAGGGCGGCCTATTCGGGTTCCACTTGCCGCTCCCCTTGCGGAATCGTCAAGTCCTTGGAAGGATGCCCGGAATCACGTTTAAAAGGCACATCTTTCAGCCCCTGCCTGATGGCCATACCAAGGGAAAGAATTCGCCTGGCCTTCACAGAACTCTTGCAAGATACAGGATCCTGA